Within Hydra vulgaris chromosome 02, alternate assembly HydraT2T_AEP, the genomic segment TCCcaaaaaattgtctttattttcatcaaagtCAATGATAAAAGCTTGAATGTCTTCTTtggaaaaaattactttattttcaacaaacaattgatatgcaattttacaaatatttaaaacatattttttattgcagtCCTTTTCCATTATCTGATAAATTAATTCATTGCTTTTGATGATGTGCTTttgcaaaaagtataaaaaaatatttgcatacaaatctgtcattgttaaaaaagaatttttatctacattttttGCGTCACTAATAATTTTACACATggaagataaataaaatggaaCAGATGACATGGATTTTGCAATTGAAGATTCCTTTAAAGTTGCTTTCACAGCACCTTTTCTTTCttctaaaacattattttctatGTAATTGTTTATTCCATTTTCATTAAATCCCATTATTTGAATGGTTAACTTATCACTATGCTCTGTAGATATATTTTGGTATTGATCAATTGCATAAACTCTACCAGCAAGtacatatttgtatttttgaatttcttttaaagcattaaCAATTGGATCGTTATAACTTGAACTTGGAttaattaattcatttaaatatttaaattcatctaatCCATCAATTATAAACAGTGCAGGATGATTGCCAATactaaaatcatttataatatctttgtagaaaatatttagtaattcattgatattagaaatattttgatattgatttaACCTCCTGCATTCCAAATAAAAcacaagtttaacatttttccaaatttgatCATTTGACCAATCAAGCAAACATTTTCTAAGCAACCATGTTTTTCCAATACCAGCTATTCCAGATATTAATGTTACagatttttctttcataaaaatttcactATATGGAATTGGCGTATAACGCAAttgcttttcaagaaatttCTTTCGCTCAACTCTATAAACAGCATCTATTTGAGTATTAACTGCATCAACGATACATAGATCAATAAATTTATGCATTAAATCAACATTTGCAGACGATTTTAATGGTGGTtgaatttcattaatttttccataatttgtaAGATAATGACTTTTAAGTGCTGTGCATATCTCAGATATATCTAAATACAATaactcatcatcatcatcatcatcatcatcatcatcatcatcatcataatcattatcatcatcatcatcatcatcatcatcatcatcatcatcatcatcatcatcatcatcatcatcatcatcatcatcatcatcatcatcatcatcatcatcatcatcatcatcatcatcatcatcatcatcatcatcatcatcatcatcatcatcatcatcatcatcatcatcatcatcatcaatatcatcatcattatcttcatcaacttatcatcatcatcatcatcatcatcatcatcatcatcatcatcatcatcatcatcatcagtatGTGGTTCTGTGTTCGCTATTGTAACGCTATCATCGGCACACAGGATTTTAGAATTTACCCGCATCGCTTgcgatttaaaattttttttttttttaatttttatcagaaagatataaatttttaagatatgttagttacgaaaaaaatttttgagaaaaaaacctTACAGGTAAGGCCCATAACGAAAAAGGCGTTGCATTAccgaaaaatctaaaaaagagGATTTATGCATGGGGATCATCAAAAAATGATTCGGATatgtcttttttattcattcCCTTTAAATCAAGCTATAAACGAAAAAAATCCATTTACCTAAACTTTGAGGTTTTTTATATCATCATGGCGATTTTAAGTTTCTGAGTTCAAGTAAACtttctataatatattaatgtgCAATCTCCTactttgattttgaaaaaaaaacgttacataaaatttttttaaaaacttttttaaacttatttttcttgGTGGATGTAATATATATCATGTCGAATGtccaaaaaacatttacttcgcttttaacattattttttttgcggGGAATTAGGGTTTTAAACAGTAGTTGTTGCAATACCGAAACTATCTAGGTTGCATTACCGAACTcacttattttttgataatggACGAATGGAAAAGGTTCGTTATTTCTAATTTACTGTTTAGgtttaattcctttttttttcattaatcaaACTccttttataaaatctaaactcCATCGTAAAAAAGCAGGAATGCTCCGCGgaatgggtttttttgggttaaAGAAATTGACTAATGGAAAAATGAAaacagaagaaattaaaatatttttttacattttacaattgtttatacttttttttcaaaaaataaatctcaaataaataaaaatagtttattacaCTAGTATCTATACCAAACCAATACGTTTTTTGAAAATCCTTCTGTGGGcgtttttccaaaataaacaaatttagcaattttaagtttataataaatttaaataagtttacaaTGATCATTTCGTAttcttacatacatacatgcatctTGATACTAGTtttgaataagaaaaataaagtttaaggcATTTTACtttcttacttttattatttgagtttgATTTCAATCAAGAGCGCGTTTAGGGTGAGAATCAAGGTAGTAAGCCCCATCCCCCACGTCACCCCACGCACACCTCTTGGGGATAagctatatatttttcaaaggcgagtattaagatatttatttataacatcaatATAATATAGTGCAGAACTTACTAACTAGACTATTGTGTAAAGGTTATTGATTTATCTTAACTATAACAAAGTCTTAATTTCAAttagctttttaattattttttaactctcAGACCCTCCCTTGCTGCAAGGGCTGAACCAGCGTGTTTTTTGTTGGAGAGATAACTTCCATACATAGAACTCCAAACACTTATTTGTTTATACTTACGTCAATtaaagatgctttgcaaaaaattgcgatgattaaATTACTAAAAGACATTACATCTTAAAATGGAAAACTAACATACTCAATTAATGTGAGAAAAAGTTCAACAATAAgagatttatttttcaaaaagaaaaataccaaGAAATGAATATCATGTTTTATAAAGTGAATTGGgatgaaatatttgataaaataaatacaaaccaatgttataaatactttttaaaaatttatgaaaaagctTGCAAACAATATATTCCTCACCACTTCAAACCCACTAGTTCTATCCAAAATCCATGCATCAACATAAAAATCAAGAATCTAATTAGAAAAAAACGTAATCTATGGTGCAGAGTGCGTGCTACAAACTTCAAAAATACAAACCTAAATAATGAATACAAACTagttaataaaatgattaaaaagcaaattaaaaaatctactcTTGATCATGCAATAAACTTAGCAAAAGATGTAAAACATAACCCAAAACTCTTCTATGCATATGtgcaaaaaaatcaaacacATACAAAACTACAAGCACTTAAAACTAgtgacaataaaataataacagatAAAAAAGTCATTGCTAATCTACTAAATTGTAGTTTCCAATCAGTATTTGTCAAAGAAAATCAAGATCTACCACATTTCATCGATAAAACAATGCAATTGTTTGAATGTGACTGGGACCAAGAACTAAAAGAAGATATTgtacataattatttattagaacttAATGAAAACAAGTCACTTGGTTGTGATAACATCAGTCCCTATGTGCAAAAGCATTGTGCAGAAGGATTATCCAAACCTTTGTCATTAATACTCGATAGAAATCGATTCATTTAGGAGAGATGCCAGAATTATGGAAATCTGCAAACATTgcatcactttttaaaaaaggaggcAAGGAAGATCCGCTCAACTACAGACCTATCTCTTTAGTATCAATACAATGTAAGATAATAgagaaaataattagaaaaaagctgataatttatataacagaaAACAATCTGTTAAAGCCTCAACAACATGGATTTGTACAAAATAAAGGATGCCTAACAAACCTTTTAGAAACTTTCGATATTATTACAACTGAAATTGAAGATGATTATCCAGTTGATATATTATTCCTAGATTTTGCGTTCGATAAGGTGCCCCACCATcgacttatatataaaatttctaactaTGGAATAaaaggcaatattttaaattgaattaattttttttaaaaaaacagaaaataaagaGTGGTAATAAGTGAAGCTGTATCAGATTGGTGAGAGATTTATAGCGGTGTGCCACAGGGTTCTGTATTGGGTCCTCTTCTCTTTCTTTTACATATCAATGATCTTCCCCAATGTATCTCTTCAATTACAAAACTATACGCTGATGATACTAAAGTCAAATGTATGGTTATTGGATTTTAACATAAGCAAATGCAGTGTTATGCACATTgggagaaaaaatattaactataattaCACAATGAAACACGacaatcaaagttttattttaaaaatgacaacatAATAATTAGACTTAGGTGTAATAGTTTCATCCAATAAGAAATGGAATCATCAGGTTCAAGCAGCTACAAGTAAAGCACAAAGAATCTtatgtttaataagaaaaagctTTACTTATCTTAACACTGAATTGGTAGGGCAATTATGCACATCGCTGGTTAGACCACACCTGGAATTCGCAGTTCCAGTGTGGAGTCCAGGTAATAAAAACGATATCAATGACCTAGGAAAATTCAAAGACGAGCAACAAAGGTAGCACCTGAACTAAAACATCTAAGTTATACTGAAAAATTGGCAAAGTTGTGTCTCACAACTCTGGAAACAAGACGTACAAGAGATGATCTTAttgagtttttcaaaataacaactGGTATTGATAAGATATTGTGGTATAAAGAGCTTTATAAAGCTTCTTCCCAAAGTCTAAGAGGTCATTCAATGAAATTTGAAAgagaatttgcaaaaacaacCATTAGACACAATTTTTTTACGAACAGAGTGATACCTCATTGGAATGCTTTACCTGAAAAAGTGGTTTCTGCAATGACAGTAAATTCTTTAAAAGGTAGACTagataaacatttgttaacggctgttaaagtataaattttaaattttatgctcGGCGACAATAGTCGTTACAGCACCTTTTATTACTATTAGAGCCCGATAAAAAAAATGCCTCCAAAAACACCCCTCCCCTGACCTCAAATGTGAAGGTAACAAACtaccataatattttttttctattgttaactaaaaacatattcatcaatcaattttaaattatatgcaataatctcttagcgtttaaaaattatgtccataaaaagtttgaatccccctcaatttgagagGGTTACAATATTTATCAAgctataatttttgaacgctaaaagattatttcatgaaatttcaaactaattgttaaatttgaaattagtttagaatagtataaaaaatattttgcaaactaATTGCCCTCACAAATGGGGTAGGGGGGATAAATTTATTtgagtatattatttatttttattttagtatttgcAAAGCATCGTTATTTAATGTAAGTATAACctagtataaaagttatttaagtaaaCCTGTaagtataaaagttatttcaaacataaaaaaaaagccaagATCAGCCTCTGCCTTTGTTAGTGAATGATTAATCCCGCCCCGAATTAAAATCAAGAAActgaaaaatattatctttttaaaaaataatcattttcaggatttgcattttattttgatttgaaaattcAGAAACACAATTTCTATAATGacaaatataattacataatactAATTTTAGTATTATctaaatcattaataataatgaagTTCTATTTGCAACTTAGGCAAGTAAGGTTTCCCTTGTAAAATAATCATTCGACGCTGGCTATCAGCTCTCTTTAAAAGGTTTTGCAGGAATGGAGATAACGCTTTAGGATCAAAGGTGCTTACGGATCAAGGGTGCAAGTGCTTCCATTTATCTCTTTAATATTTGTTGAATATAAGGAAATCGGCAAAATGCAAAGTACACACTAGTGAAATGCGAACTTTTGTGCAAAccaaaatatcatattttaaggaccatgattattttattaatataagttaaattaatatGAATATATTGGTAATGTATGTTATTAAGTGTAAATGCATTTACTGACTATTAAAGAGAGCATGCAGGTAAATGTAaatacatcgactgagggttttggttggAGCAGCGTAGCCATGTTTATAGTTCctgtttattgataaaaataataaacatgacTAAAAAGCTGTTGCAACATGAAATACCTTTAGAATAATGGTCCGCAATTCAATTTCGCattttactttgtatttataTTGAAGCACTTTTTGTAGTTAATGTATCAACTGTAGTTAAtgtatgcggtagtggtgtagtggtaaagtgCTCGCTTCAGAAGCGagacgtccctggtagtaccgcgctcaacttgtttctccgcgcagcggccttgttcgtcgaggttcgtgtttcggagttatagagttgagagagggttataaccactaatgagtagcctcctcatctgtagtggccttcatggccttgaggaggtgaattacaaaaaaaaaaaaaaattatattttacattcaTTTTCACCAACTTAAGGAAAATATGTTGTACCTAATATGAGGAGCCCAAATTTAATTTCTCTAAATGTTTcagtatttatttgtttgattattttattattttctaaaggtttcagtatttttattttttttccaatagtATATTGTAAGCTATATTTCTATGATGTAACCATGTCgaaatattttatcagaaatttaaatatcaagttttatttcaattataaaaacgaaatttaataatttataggttttattaataataatgtatttctaaaattaaaataaattgaatacaACATTTTCTGCAAACATCAAGAACGTTAGCGTAACCATTTCTGCCACTAATCCTATCGGCTAAGTCAGTTTAGCTTTTTCAATCTTCTACATTAGTTTcgatattgaaaatataaataaaatataaaaaattaatctatatatatatatatatatatatatatatatatatatatatatatatatatatatgtatgtatatatgtatgtatgtatatatatatatatatatatatatatatatatatatatatatatatatatatatatatatatatatatatatatatttgctgaaCATCCAAGTGGTACATCAATGATTATAGTCGGATCTGTTTTTAAACCCTTAGTACTTATAGATGAATTTGATTTGCCAATATCTTTAAAggatttctgaaaaaaaaaaaaaaaaaaatatatatatatatatatatatatatatatatatatatatatatatatatatataaataaaataaacatttatttttcaaatttaaagaacacacattttataatttattatttaatatctaaaactattttattgaattctttaataaatttgactttaaaattctcacatttaataattgattttctGAATAAATTGATACTGAAAAATCTAcatctaaaagataaaaaaaaaatataaaaacgttatTCTTATTACATTAAagctaaatatatttcaattcttttacatttttttaaattttgaaagtattgCTTTAcagcccttggaattagggttggcatttggcaatgcaAACCTAACTGCCGAACTTAGCGTTTGAGGTTGCCAAATATTTCCGAACGGTTTAGGTTTCTACTTTTTATGATGGAACTTgtcaataaatgtttttgctgacctgatgaTGACCTAAAACATATCAAGGtctgcaattttttgccaactttatttttttttatttttaagggttgggtgttttataataataaaaaataacttatttctATACCTTGTTgctataaacattaaataaaatatatatattgattgaatACCAGTGTTACAGTCTTACCAGTTTTACAAGTTGATTCTGGTGAGCTACAGAAACGCTTTttatctcttaaaaaaaaataaataaatgtgtaGTAATAACTAATAATGGTAAATTAGTTGaaagaataataataagaataaaataaaaatataaaagtttgtattGCCTTTCAGAAATAAAAGTACAGAGAGCTACTTCAGCCTAAATCGAGAATgcgcaaaaatattattaaaaatagttatgatattaataaaagttattttaaaaaatcccttatttatataattatacaaattagtaatatttaattatataaataagtcatatttaataatttaagtaattaattactagaataaaaaattgaaaaacaaaagctTTTAGATTACCTTTATTCTTGACACATTACTAGCTTTaccaaatataaatacaatagatTCAGGCACtagaattttaaatacatagTCACTCTCCTAAAAAGatcattacttaaaaaacaaaaataatactgGAAAGTTGAATATTATCCAAATAGATGATTTTAAGAtgaaataattagaaataaatatatgaataatattttagattatgATTACCTTCAAACTATTAAAAGCTaaaacaaaagctttaaaaagatCATGCAATTGATCTTCTGTCATTAGGCTAAGGAGATCTCtgtaacaaaaattttctgaatAAATAAACGGAAAtacaaaaacatgttaaataatcaagaaaaaataaaaataaaaataaagcaaatggAATAATAGAGTGTAAATTcctatatttttatgtaatacaAACTTTTATCTTATCCATCAACAATAAACCAGTTATGTCTGTAACTGTATAACTGAAcatcaaatacaaaaatactatttaaagaTTTAGCATTTAGTAAGTTTTATCTACTTTGACTAAAagtcgatttaaaaaaaaaactatttgactTCAAGTATTGAAAATTGAAtactcaaaaacaaaatattgcaaaagactttatttatattaaaatattacatgtCATTTTGTTtccaaactgatttttaaacaactcccaataaataaacaaatgctaaaatatatttttaagaacacAGTATTTAATGAACTCTAGGGACCTTcaaatttgttcaaaataaacTCCCTTCATAATTGAATAGTAACTGGCAAAGGTGGGATTTGAATCTGCAATCCTGCTGCGACAGGCTATCCATCACAATAATAGCAGCACACTATACAACTGAGCTATCCCGACTcaatagtatattatataaaaatgtatctgtgaattataaatttaagtaagATACTTACTTGACCAGAATAAATAGATTATAGCAACTGAGAAGTGCTATTTCAACATACATTTCTTTGAAAACAGATTCAAtcttataaacatttattatatccttattttattacaaacagttataaaaaaaatattaccacaAAATAAGGTAGACTGTATCGGGGTTCTCTCACATCTAgacttgaaatttaaaaagaatttcatgcAAGTTATTAGATTGTATTGCAACCTTACACCTGTGAATCTATCGAACATAAAAATTCtgatccaaaaaaaaaaaatctattattaagTCATCATTTAgtaaaatctttactttttggCTTTATTTTGACTGCTAATTTTATGAGTTCAAGCTTAACGCCTTATTAAGACTATATTTATTGAACAacacttttatttcttatatatttacacgtcaaaaattgtatacaaatatgtgtatcaaaatttataaaatatatataatttttaacatatatataatttataacatataatatacaCAAATACGtgtatcaaaaattatatacaaatatgaaTAAACCGTATACCTGCTGTAACAAATGTATCCAAGTCTTCGATATCACTTGAACTACCTTGAAAGAATTATTAGAcaagtttgaatttttgttttgttttaaacagaaaacagaaaaagtgaaaaacaacaactttataTTTAGAGTATAAgcagagtgctcaatgttcttaaaagaacagagcaattataaattagtagaaaatcacttaacaaaaatttatctcattgataaatttttgttaagtgattatAAAATTAACCACTGAGtatcatcaataaagactcatcagaaatgatgATTTTATGATGAATCTTCATttatgaaacacagtgttaaatgagataaatttttgttaagtgattttctactaatttataattgttctgttcttttaagaacattgagcactctacttgtagaatatatttaaaaattttataaatatatatatatatatatatatatatatatatatatatatatatacatatatatatacatatataaatatatatatatatatatatatatatatatatatatatatatatatacatatatatataaatatatatatatatatatatatatatatttatgtataaaatattttatgtatgtatataatattttatttagtatttaatggCGATTCAACAAATTTATTGCCGGATTACGatcaaatatattcttaaaaaacaaaaaacttataaggCTCTAACGTACGTTCCCGGAGTTGCAATAACGAACAACAAGTTGCAATAACGaacaaaattgttacaaaaacgAACATAGGCCGCGTCAGGTTGCATTAGCGAACAAAAATGTTCGGTAATGCAAATTTTGCGTTGCTATACCGAATATCCatatgatcatcatcatcatcatcatcatcatcatcatcatcatcatcatcatcatcatcatcatcgttatcattatcatcatcatcatcatcatcatcatcatcatcatcatcatcatcatcatcatcgttatcattatcatcatcatcatcatcatcatcatcatcatcatcatcattatcatcatcaacttatcatcattgtcatcatcatcgtcatcatcatcatcatcatcatcaggcttggccaggaaggcgtgcgatttcaagtctttatatgaccacgcaaataatattttgttttgatgatttaaccaCGATTTTAAACAAATGCGCtgaaataattagtttttaattacttcgaaaataaataatttcgaCACAAtgatctttactaatgtttttttattagcaaaacgcttttaaataaagtagctaatgattttaattatcattttaagtatcatttttttatttatattatttaattatataagattttttttataagtaaaacaaaagtaaaaattaaaaaaaaaaaaacttttataagcgACGACTTTAAACAGCGAAGGTctctttaaactttatattagaatcattaaagtttttgctgagaagaaaaaaaaagataaatttatttgaaagccgtttgaattaaataactttgatttttacgtttttatattattgaaacacatttaaataaagtaacaaaccactgctaaagattttttataaaaacattaaccCTTTGAGCGCTTGATAAAATTCAAACGCCATTCagaaaaattcaactaaaaaacccggcaaaaaacataacaaaaaaacaaacaagaaaacaactgtttttgaactttatttttttgtaggtTATGGAACATTAAAAGTACTTCTAGCCATTTCAATCTCTCTTGATGTTCATCTATTAGAAATTACTTTCACTGGAAAATAATCTCCGACTAAACTTTCCACTATAGCCATCATAAAACCTATTCTTGACATTGGCTTATGTTCATTTGTATTGAGCTTATACAATAAATAGCTATTTAAAATTGTCCTACCAAATAGAGAAAAAGCAACTTTAGTTGTCGACTTTATTGTTTTACGCTCAGACAAGTACACATAGAGCTGTGCATCACCCAAATCTACACCGCCCATGGTTTTATTGTAAAGGGCAACAGCATTTGGCTTCATAACTATATTTCCTCTTCTGTTACGCATTTCAGTAAAACCTGCTTTAGCAACAGTAGATAGTAATATAGGCTTTTTTTTACCATCTTGGTATGCCACACACAACAAAGGACCTTTTCTACATTGGCAAACctccttgttttttaattttgatttctCAGATTTCTGGTAGGCCTTTCCTGTTGACTCTCACTGTGCCTGTTGCAGTAGTATGATGAGCATATAGATCTAATAGCAGTTGAGGAGAAGTATAATAATTGTCAATACCTAAGTGATGACCTAGATGGAGGAAATTAGTTTGGCGCAAAAGACGAAAAACTAAACTATAAGGTACCATACCATAGGCAATGGCAGCTACATCTGGGTCTTTTCCTCCTTTGTAAATTTCAAATTGACACAAATAACCATTGGTACTGTCTGAAACACACCATAACTTAATTCCAAACCAAGAATGATGTTTGTTTGGCATATATTGACGCAGATGTGGTGTCTTTCCTTTGTAGCCAACCATACTCTCATCTATAGAAATGTCTCTTTGtggataataataataaagaaatttgttgttaaaatatttaactaaaaactgaattttataaatttaattgagtGGTTGTTTATTTGGCACACGGATGTCtgaaaaatgaagaaatttaaGCAAAAGTTGAAACCGGTCACGATTGAAGTGGGTAACAAACCAGGGAGTAGCACAAGGATGACTTATATCCCAGTTCAGTTTAGGGTTAGCTTTTTTGATGAGACCTTTTGATGTTAATTGCGACTCCAAGGAAAGCTCTTATCTCTAAAAGATTGGTCTTTCCCTGTTTAATTCATCCATGACCTCTTGATGTTGGATGGGACCTCAAATGTTGTTGATTATTTTGAATCCATGTATCAGAgtaattattagtaaaatttactatattttgcaaaaattcatgagtaaaaaacaagtcaagaTATTCAATAGGCTTAGACTCTGGTGAAATTGAGTGCTTGGGTCCTGATTCACCAGTAAAGTGAACAACATCAGGACCATGGTCATCTCCTAGAACAAATACCCAATCATCTAAAACATTGCCATCAACATCATCTACATCAACATCGCCATCAGAACTGAAgtctacataaaaattaaaataaaaactccaaATTATCATACTAgttgatatatttgtattaaataatattgtataaaatttttaaattaaagttatcgTGCCTTCATCAAACAAACTGTCATCGCTGGAACTTAAAAATT encodes:
- the LOC136076762 gene encoding uncharacterized protein LOC136076762 yields the protein MYVEIALLSCYNLFILVKDLLSLMTEDQLHDLFKAFVLAFNSLKESDYVFKILVPESIVFIFGKASNVSRIKAEVALCTFISERQYKLLYFYFILIIILSTNLPLLVITTHLFIFF